One part of the Anopheles merus strain MAF chromosome 3L, AmerM5.1, whole genome shotgun sequence genome encodes these proteins:
- the LOC121600320 gene encoding transmembrane protease serine 7-like produces the protein MASSSEANFMYVRLMVVSVVIGMACVRIAFACNCISEKFCAAPPDVDLRLIDDDQCPTGMVCCGEPASDLDETVCDGGLCVSDQSQCPGEDYDDEDYGAGAIDLRTNDVRCPGTQYCCRTMREQLPACDGTCVPRSLCTMFQPGSAGCAGDNVCCRMDRNAWIDTINDINAMGEPALLPANDRVSGTCAWSRLGTDTTTVVPPWLVSIWARVDILPGLQADQFVCGGVQVDSSLIMTAASCVNDRPAEDLFANVGDYDISSRTLLRVENIYTVKEKIIHEYYNTSDPVHNDVALLRLIAPVRNGKCTAPLAAPPANGCKAQNRDCYTIGWSRTLLAAGSGRPKRYPVQVTTFQEDLFCSPGTICIDRDEGQCNVEDESLHGSVVICEEGEQQDDWKVRGLLIRNCTGVAIESVVAWLEHQRNPGFVQKLGPADPSRQYLPVRA, from the exons ATGGCATCTTCAAGCGAAGCAAATTTCATGTACGTGCGGTTAATGGTGGTCAGTGTTGTCATCGGTATGGCATGTGTACGAATCGCATTTGCTTGCAATTGTATATCGGAAAAGTTTTGCGCTGCACCACCGGATGTGGATCTTCGGCTGATAGATGACGACCAGTGCCCTACGGGGATGGTGTGCTGTGGTGAGCCGGCAAGTGACCTTGACGAAACGGTCTGCGATGGTGGACTCTGCGTTTCCGACCAGTCACAGTGCCCTGGTGAGGATTACGACGACGAAGATTACGGCGCCGGAGCAATCGACCTCCGAACGAACGATGTACGCTGCCCCGGAACTCAGTATTGCTGCCGAACGATGCGCGAGCAACTTCCCGCGTGTGATGGAACGTGCGTGCCGAGGTCACTCTGCACCATGTTCCAGCCCGGGTCGGCGGGGTGTGCGGGTGATAACGTTTGCTGCCGGATGGATCGGAACGCGTGGATTGACACGATCAACGATATAAATGCGATGGGTGAACCAGCTTTGCTGCCCGCTAACGATCGCGTGTCGGGGACATGCGCGTGGAGCAGATTGGGAACAGATACCACCACCGTCGTACCACCCTGGCTGGTGTCGATCTGGGCACGGGTTGACATCCTGCCCGGCTTGCAGGCGGATCAGTTCGTTTGTGGTGGGGTGCAGGTCGACTCGTCGCTAATAATGACAGCCGCGAGCTGCGTGAACGATCGACCGGCGGAGGACCTGTTCGCGAACGTTGGTGATTACGATATTTCGAGCCGAACTTTGCTGCGCGTCGAAAAT ATCTACACCGTCAAGGAGAAGATCATTCACGAATATTACAACACCTCCGATCCGGTGCACAACGATGTCGCCTTGCTGCGTCTTATCGCCCCGGTTCGGAATGGAAAGTGTACTGCACCGCTTGCCGCACCGCCAGCGAATGGATGCAAAGCACAAAACCGCGATTGCTACACCATCGGCTGGAGCCGTACATTGCTTGCAGCAGGCTCCGGACGACCGAAACGCTACCCGGTACAGGTGACAACCTTCCAGGAGGATCTGTTCTGCTCTCCCGGCACGATCTGTATCGATCGCGACGAAGGACAGTGCAATGTTGAGGACGAATCTCTGCATGGATCGGTCGTTATTTGCGAGGAGGGCGAGCAGCAAGACGATTGGAAGGTAAGAGGGCTGCTAATACGCAACTGCACGGGCGTGGCCATTGAGAGTGTGGTGGCGTGGCTGGAGCATCAGCGTAATCCCGGGTTCGTGCAGAAACTGGGACCAGCGGATCCGTCCCGCCAGTATCTGCCCGTCCGGGCGTGA
- the LOC121600325 gene encoding phenoloxidase-activating factor 2-like, translated as MNLATLTAAVGLMVLVLALTPTVDGQTCEGKCVPLKNCLRPLTAEGEDDDAPAPEVDLRIGQENSNVVGNCSHYLDTCCAFEDVVEEPPVHTATQDDVFVPCGQRNQNGVGFRIGAGKVEEAEFGEFPWSLLVLEMKELFDDELKEVYACVGSLVAPNVVLTVAHCVINKTSTRLLVRAGEWDTRTESEVLPYQDARVKEVLIHDRYNKHHHFDVALLVLVQPFQPAENVQTICLPPPGVRPPVGSECLTGGWGKDRFGVMGVYQHILKRVELPVVDSAQCQQALRKTRLGAGYKLHSSFLCAGGKKDADVCSGDGGGALVCLMPGSQTNYYQAGVVAWGIGCGDENIPGVYADVESSRGWIVGKLNALKVDPTYYTAA; from the exons ATGAATCTAGCAACACTGACGGCAGCGGTGGGTTTGATGGTGTTGGTGCTGGCCTTAACACCCACCGTAGACGGTCAG ACTTGTGAAGGGAAATGTGTTCCGCTCAAAAACTGCCTCCGCCCGCTGACAGCAGAAGGAGAGGACGACGATGCACCAGCACCGGAAGTTGACTTACGCATCGGACAGGAGAATTCAAACGTCGTGGGTAATTGCTCGCACTATCTCGACACCTGTTGCGCATTTGAGGATGTCGTTGAGGAGCCGCCAGTACACACCGCAACGCAGGACGACGTATTCGTACCGTGCGGACAGAGGAATCAAAACGGCGTCGGTTTCCGCATCGGTGCTGGAAAGGTGGAGGAAGCGGAGTTTG GTGAATTCCCCTGGTCGTTACTGGTGCTGGAGATGAAGGAGCTTTTCGACGACGAGCTGAAGGAAGTGTACGCTTGCGTCGGCTCCCTGGTGGCACCGAATGTAGTGCTCACGGTCGCACACTGTGTGATTAACAAAACGTCCACCAGACTGCTGGTGCGAGCCGGCGAATGGGACACACGCACCGAATCGGAGGTACTTCCCTATCAG GACGCTCGCGTGAAGGAGGTGCTGATACACGACCGCTACAACAAGCATCATCACTTCGATGTGGCCCTGCTGGTGCTCGTCCAACCGTTCCAGCCGGCGGAAAATGTGCAAACCATCTGTCTACCGCCACCCGGCGTACGGCCACCCGTCGGGTCGGAGTGTCTGACCGGCGGCTGGGGCAAGGATCGGTTCGGCGTGATGGGTGTTTACCAGCACATCCTGAAGCGGGTCGAGCTGCCGGTCGTCGATTCGGCCCAGTGTCAGCAGGcgctccgaaagacgcgcctCGGTGCCGGATACAAGCTGCACAGCTCGTTCCTGTGCGCCGGCGGCAAGAAGGATGCGGACGTGTGCTCCGGTGATGGCGGCGGAGCACTGGTGTGCCTGATGCCCGGCTCGCAAACCAACTACTACCAGGCCGGCGTGGTGGCGTGGGGCATCGGCTGTGGCGATGAAAACATTCCCGGCGTGTACGCGGACGTCGAGAGCTCAAGGGGCTGGATCGTGGGCAAGCTGAACGCGCTCAAGGTGGACCCGACCTACTACACGGCAGCCTGA
- the LOC121600322 gene encoding phenoloxidase-activating factor 2-like: protein MGLWRSGVSAPVLVLVLGCLVHLTRANYTLDDVLKEIDPVAQSQPCSGECVPFFLCKENGIITDGEGIIDVRVGEETGAPCHYLEECCEQRSVRDQPPPGAIKPNGIKRELGKPTCGVRNSNGIGFRLSSNPNGEAEFGEFPWMVAVLLDNPIGGSGDSFNLYQGGGSLIAPNVVLTAAHIVYNKQKDKLILRAGEWDTQTRNELYKHQDRQVYQVITHEAFNKGSLANDVALVILTDPFLLAENIQPICLPPRGTTFDYQHCFASGWGKDQFGKAGKYQVILKKIELPVVPHANCQEALRTTRLGRRFALHQSFLCAGGVAGQDTCRGDGGSPLVCPIPGSPTHYYQAGIVAWGIGCGTDGIPGVYASVSVFRGWIDEKLLEHNILARDYVYTS, encoded by the exons ATGGGGCTCTGGCGGTCCGGTGTATCTGCTCCAGTTTTGGTGCTGGTGCTTGGTTGTTTGGTGCACCTAACCAGGGCGAACTATACGTTAGATGATGTGCTCAAAGAAATAGATCCAGTGGCACAAAGCCAA CCCTGCAGCGGCGAGTGCGTGCCGTTTTTCCTTTGTAAAGAAAACGGCATCATTACGGACGGTGAGGGCATCATAGATGTTCGCGTTGGTGAAGAAACCGGAGCTCCATGTCACTATCTGGAAGAGTGCTGCGAGCAGCGTTCCGTGCGTGACCAgcccccgcccggcgctatcAAACCAAACGGCATCAAGCGCGAGCTAGGCAAACCGACCTGCGGTGTGCGCAACTCGAACGGGATCGGCTTCCGTCTGTCGAGCAATCCGAACGGCGAGGCCGAGTTCGGCGAGTTCCCGTGGATGGTGGCGGTGCTGCTGGATAATCCAATCGGTGGTAGCGGCGACAGCTTCAACCTTTACCAGGGCGGCGGATCACTGATCGCACCGAACGTGGTCCTTACCGCGGCACACATCGTGTACAACAAACAGAAGGACAAGCTGATACTTCGGGCCGGCGAATGGGACACGCAGACGCGCAACGAGCTGTACAAGCATCAGGATCGTCAGGTCTATCAGGTCATCACGCACGAGGCGTTCAACAAGGGCTCGCTGGCGAACGATGTAGCGCTGGTAATACTCACCGATCCGTTCTTGCTGGCGGAGAACATTCAGCCGATCTGTCTTCCACCGAGGGGAACAACGTTCGACTATCAGCACTGTTTCGCTTCCGGCTGGGGTAAGGATCAGTTCGGCAAGGCGGGCAAGTACCAGGTGATACTGAAGAAGATCGAGCTGCCGGTCGTACCGCACGCTAACTGTCAAGAGGCACTGCGCACTACTCGGCTGGGCAGGCGGTTTGCGCTGCATCAGAGCTTCCTGTGCGCTGGTGGCGTGGCCGGACAGGACACGTGCCGTGGTGATGGAGGCTCTCCGCTGGTGTGTCCAATTCCGGGATCGCCCACTCACTACTATCAGGCAGGCATCGTGGCGTGGGGCATCGGTTGTGGCACGGACGGTATCCCCGGTGTGTACGCCAGTGTGTCAGTCTTCCGTGGCTGGATCGATGAAAAGCTGCTGGAACACAACATTCTTGCAAGGGACTATGTGTACACTTCATAA